The Faecalibacter sp. LW9 genome has a segment encoding these proteins:
- a CDS encoding slipin family protein — protein sequence MKKITINNQEIGLAIEANEVKHIYQKGSYWTFFGPSIEKFQLNEIIDPKYHALLIADEKIRPLVECIEVGHHQVLMLYKNNQYYKCFYNTNVMLWKEATQLKARLYDLSDSNQIQALSLQEIEQLKKVGAIKVISVQPFYEALLFKDNQFETVLTAGEYPYFHNTTKIAVVSFDQRPQTLEILGQEILTKDKAQIRINFMVNYRITDVLKAYQSNKDFEKMIYQAIQLGLREFIGNLTLDELMTDKNSVTDYILHKYQNQFEAIGLQLVDAGMKDIILPGEIREIMNRVLVAEKTAQANSIMRREETASTRSLLNTAKLMEENATLWKLKEMEYIEKIADKVGEISISGGSNVLNELKTMFTK from the coding sequence ATGAAAAAAATTACGATTAACAACCAAGAAATTGGATTAGCCATTGAAGCAAACGAAGTTAAACATATCTATCAAAAAGGTTCGTATTGGACTTTCTTTGGACCATCGATTGAAAAATTTCAGTTGAATGAAATCATCGATCCAAAATACCATGCTCTATTGATCGCCGATGAAAAGATTCGTCCATTGGTGGAATGCATTGAAGTAGGACATCACCAAGTATTGATGCTTTATAAAAACAATCAGTATTACAAATGTTTTTACAATACCAATGTCATGCTTTGGAAAGAGGCCACACAATTGAAAGCTCGACTTTATGATTTGAGTGATTCGAATCAAATCCAAGCCTTATCACTCCAAGAAATTGAACAATTGAAAAAAGTGGGTGCCATTAAAGTTATTTCGGTACAACCGTTTTACGAAGCATTATTATTTAAGGACAATCAATTCGAAACCGTATTAACTGCCGGAGAATATCCCTACTTTCATAATACGACTAAAATTGCTGTGGTCAGTTTTGATCAACGTCCACAAACCCTTGAAATTTTAGGACAAGAAATCTTGACGAAAGACAAAGCCCAAATCCGAATCAATTTTATGGTGAACTATCGTATTACTGATGTCTTAAAAGCTTATCAATCGAACAAAGATTTTGAAAAAATGATTTACCAAGCGATTCAATTGGGATTACGTGAGTTCATTGGTAATTTAACGTTAGACGAATTGATGACGGATAAAAATTCGGTCACAGATTATATCCTCCACAAATATCAAAACCAATTTGAAGCCATTGGTTTACAATTGGTCGATGCTGGAATGAAAGATATTATTCTTCCAGGAGAAATTCGTGAAATCATGAATCGTGTTTTAGTCGCAGAAAAAACCGCTCAAGCCAATTCGATTATGCGACGTGAAGAAACTGCTTCAACCAGAAGTTTACTGAACACTGCTAAATTGATGGAAGAAAATGCGACACTTTGGAAATTGAAAGAAATGGAATACATCGAGAAAATAGCTGATAAAGTGGGCGAAATTAGTATTTCTGGAGGATCAAATGTCTTAAATGAATTAAAAACCATGTTTACGAAATGA
- a CDS encoding DNA polymerase beta superfamily protein: protein MKKQILEKLREAEFNYKITILFAIESGSRAWGFPSPDSDYDVRFIYKRNLKDYLRISHVSDFIDVECNAIYDIKGWDIKKALYLTCQSNTSLYEYVQSPIHYIHYPDFENELKALIWAQFQPQKLMAHYLGITKKRLMALEENDTMPLKSLFYALRSVLAALWIKTNQTVPPMAFQALAIFIPNEINIRIQELIILKGTVDEKHCVEYDEVIMHWIKTTYDTLKLTYKNLPISTVDTDALDDFFHQTITHEINDKRFKGESPHLTGMH from the coding sequence ATGAAAAAGCAAATCCTTGAAAAGCTAAGAGAAGCTGAATTCAACTATAAGATTACAATCTTATTTGCAATAGAATCTGGGAGCCGCGCTTGGGGCTTTCCTTCTCCCGATAGCGATTATGATGTGCGTTTTATCTATAAACGAAACTTGAAAGATTACCTCCGCATTTCACATGTTTCCGATTTTATCGATGTCGAATGCAATGCTATTTATGATATCAAAGGTTGGGATATTAAGAAAGCATTATACTTGACATGTCAGTCCAATACGAGTCTGTATGAATATGTTCAATCTCCGATTCATTATATTCATTATCCTGATTTTGAAAATGAGTTGAAAGCCTTGATTTGGGCACAATTTCAACCCCAAAAATTAATGGCGCATTATCTGGGTATTACCAAAAAGCGTTTAATGGCTTTAGAAGAAAATGATACGATGCCTTTAAAAAGTCTATTTTATGCTTTGCGTTCTGTCTTAGCTGCGCTCTGGATTAAAACCAACCAAACCGTTCCACCTATGGCTTTCCAAGCACTTGCCATATTTATTCCAAACGAAATAAATATACGCATCCAGGAATTGATCATACTTAAAGGAACGGTCGATGAAAAACATTGCGTTGAATATGATGAGGTCATCATGCATTGGATAAAGACGACTTATGATACATTAAAGTTAACCTATAAAAATCTTCCCATCTCAACTGTAGATACGGATGCTTTGGACGATTTTTTCCATCAAACCATCACCCATGAAATTAACGATAAAAGATTTAAAGGAGAATCACCTCATCTTACTGGAATGCATTAG
- a CDS encoding DNA polymerase beta superfamily protein, with protein sequence MKLTIKDLKENHLILLECISGSKAYNLDTANSDTDIRGVYYLPKNHFYGFNDQPQISNATNDVVYYEIGRFIELLLKNNPTCLELLATPDEFVLYRSDLLNKLSYQDFITEEVKDTFIGYALSQIKKAKGLNKKFLQPMDSKQKTVLDFCWIMEAEKSISLQDWLVHHQYDQALCGLSKMTHSKELYALYYHPKHGYRGIIRNDSNNDIRLSTIPKHEKPIAYILFQKEEYSMYCKKYKAYWDWMKIRNEERYTTNMNHGKNYDSKNMMHTIRLLKVVQELLETGQFNVYRSHDREELLAIKNGKYSYEEVLQQAEHLVEDIHHLKETTPFQFKRNDAQIEQFLIELRTKLYENN encoded by the coding sequence ATGAAATTAACGATAAAAGATTTAAAGGAGAATCACCTCATCTTACTGGAATGCATTAGCGGCAGTAAAGCCTATAATTTGGATACGGCGAATTCAGATACGGATATTCGTGGGGTTTATTATCTCCCTAAAAATCATTTTTATGGATTTAATGATCAACCGCAGATTAGCAATGCAACCAATGATGTTGTCTATTATGAAATTGGTCGATTTATTGAATTATTATTAAAGAATAATCCCACTTGTTTAGAATTGTTGGCAACTCCAGATGAATTTGTACTGTATCGTTCCGACCTTTTAAACAAACTTTCTTACCAAGATTTTATAACCGAAGAGGTGAAGGATACGTTTATTGGTTATGCGTTGAGTCAAATTAAAAAAGCCAAAGGACTAAATAAAAAATTCCTTCAACCGATGGATTCCAAACAAAAAACAGTTTTAGATTTTTGTTGGATTATGGAAGCGGAAAAATCAATTTCATTACAAGATTGGTTGGTTCATCATCAATACGACCAAGCTTTATGTGGTTTAAGTAAAATGACGCATTCCAAAGAATTATATGCGCTTTATTACCATCCGAAGCATGGCTATCGAGGCATCATCAGAAATGATTCGAATAATGATATTCGATTAAGTACCATTCCAAAACATGAAAAACCCATAGCATATATACTTTTTCAAAAAGAAGAATATTCCATGTATTGCAAAAAATATAAAGCCTATTGGGATTGGATGAAAATTCGCAATGAAGAACGGTACACCACGAATATGAACCACGGGAAAAATTATGACAGTAAAAATATGATGCATACCATTCGTTTACTGAAAGTTGTGCAAGAATTACTGGAAACAGGACAATTCAATGTATACCGCTCACATGATCGTGAAGAATTATTAGCCATTAAAAATGGAAAGTATTCTTACGAAGAAGTCTTACAACAAGCGGAGCACTTGGTCGAAGATATTCATCATTTAAAAGAGACCACTCCATTTCAATTCAAAAGAAATGATGCTCAAATTGAACAATTTTTGATTGAACTAAGAACAAAACTTTATGAAAACAACTGA
- a CDS encoding RtcB family protein, with the protein MKTTEKQHTPINGNDLIALGYPENEILGIALKINKKRNGFTKTEMLQKYAELLAYPEDFLNDKLFKSLANGFRDGLHLPKHNEIPLNEHPNAYPIYGKEQIEEGALKQMNLAMQLPVTVAGALMPDAHQGYGLPIGGVLATKNAIIPYGVGVDIGCRMALSVYQLPASYYEQHHDTLKEIIVKNTQFGAGQGFHGQYKADHAILEDPKFETNALIKNLKDKAWSQLGTSGGGNHFVEFGLIDFQQDDQALNIPKGTYLALLTHSGSRGLGATIAGHYTKVAKQVCSLPYKAQNLAYLDLNSEEGIEYWLAMNLAGEYASACHEIIHQKITKALGAEVLAQVENHHNFAWKEMYQNEEVIVHRKGATPAAKGVLGIIPGSMTAPGFLVRGKGEEKSIQSASHGAGLQMSRTQAIKSLNQSDINSYLNDFGITLIGAGKDEAPMAYKDIYEVMNAQHDLVDVIATFTPKMVRMADDGLRED; encoded by the coding sequence ATGAAAACAACTGAAAAACAACATACACCAATTAACGGAAACGATTTAATCGCTTTGGGTTATCCGGAAAACGAAATTTTAGGTATTGCTTTAAAAATCAATAAAAAACGAAATGGCTTTACCAAAACGGAAATGCTTCAAAAATATGCTGAACTATTGGCCTATCCTGAAGATTTTTTAAACGATAAACTATTTAAATCCTTAGCCAATGGATTTAGAGATGGGTTGCATTTACCTAAACATAACGAAATTCCGTTGAATGAACATCCCAATGCTTATCCGATCTACGGAAAAGAACAAATCGAAGAAGGTGCATTGAAACAAATGAATCTTGCAATGCAATTGCCTGTTACGGTGGCGGGCGCCTTAATGCCGGATGCGCATCAAGGGTATGGATTACCAATTGGAGGCGTTTTGGCGACTAAAAATGCCATTATTCCTTACGGTGTAGGTGTCGATATTGGATGTCGAATGGCTTTATCGGTGTATCAATTACCGGCATCGTATTATGAACAACATCACGATACTTTAAAAGAAATCATCGTGAAAAACACCCAATTCGGAGCTGGTCAAGGCTTCCATGGACAATACAAAGCTGACCATGCTATTTTAGAAGATCCAAAATTTGAAACAAATGCGTTGATCAAAAACTTGAAAGACAAAGCCTGGTCACAATTGGGTACATCGGGTGGAGGAAATCATTTTGTTGAATTTGGATTAATCGATTTTCAACAAGATGATCAAGCACTGAATATTCCAAAAGGAACCTATTTGGCTTTATTGACCCATTCAGGATCAAGAGGATTAGGTGCAACGATCGCAGGGCATTATACCAAAGTTGCGAAGCAAGTATGTTCCTTGCCTTACAAAGCGCAAAACTTGGCTTATTTGGACTTGAATTCGGAAGAAGGCATCGAATATTGGTTAGCAATGAATTTGGCGGGAGAATACGCTTCGGCTTGTCACGAAATTATCCATCAAAAAATTACAAAAGCTTTGGGAGCTGAAGTATTAGCACAAGTGGAAAATCACCATAATTTTGCATGGAAAGAAATGTATCAAAACGAGGAAGTCATTGTGCACCGAAAAGGCGCAACACCAGCAGCAAAAGGTGTTTTAGGAATTATTCCAGGTTCGATGACTGCTCCCGGATTTTTGGTTCGAGGAAAAGGAGAAGAAAAATCAATTCAATCTGCTTCACATGGTGCGGGCCTCCAAATGAGCCGAACACAAGCCATCAAGTCGTTGAACCAATCGGATATTAATTCGTATCTGAATGATTTTGGCATTACTTTGATTGGGGCAGGAAAAGATGAGGCACCAATGGCCTATAAAGATATTTATGAAGTGATGAATGCGCAACACGATTTGGTAGATGTAATCGCAACCTTTACCCCAAAAATGGTGAGAATGGCCGATGATGGTTTACGAGAAGATTAA
- the hemF gene encoding oxygen-dependent coproporphyrinogen oxidase: MKDQFFNYIQGLQNTIIAKLEEVDGQATFLRDNWTRKEGGGGLSCVLTDGAVFEKAGVNISKVYGELPVAMQKALNVNSGNFFACGLSLVIHPKSPHIPTTHANWRYFEMYDAEGNVVDQWFGGGQDLTPYYLDENDGIHWHTVCKKSCDAHNPAFYDKYKKECDKYFWNAHREEARGIGGVFFDYLKPNDEMAVEQWYAFVTEVGDSFLEAYIPIVEKHKDEAYTPAQKEWQEIRRGRYVEFNLIHDRGTLFGLRTNGRIESILMSLPKHVQWHYNHHPEEGSEEYKLVDVLRNPKDWI, from the coding sequence ATGAAAGATCAATTTTTCAATTATATACAAGGACTTCAGAATACAATTATTGCAAAATTGGAAGAAGTCGATGGACAAGCTACCTTTTTAAGAGACAATTGGACACGCAAAGAAGGCGGTGGAGGTCTATCATGTGTATTAACGGATGGAGCTGTTTTTGAAAAAGCAGGTGTGAATATTTCTAAAGTATACGGAGAATTACCCGTGGCGATGCAAAAAGCATTGAATGTCAATTCAGGTAACTTTTTTGCGTGTGGTTTAAGTTTAGTGATTCATCCCAAAAGCCCACACATCCCTACAACACACGCCAATTGGAGATATTTTGAAATGTACGATGCAGAAGGAAATGTTGTAGACCAATGGTTTGGTGGTGGACAAGATTTAACACCTTATTATTTGGATGAAAACGACGGAATTCATTGGCATACGGTATGTAAAAAATCTTGTGATGCACATAATCCTGCATTTTACGACAAGTACAAAAAGGAATGTGACAAGTATTTCTGGAATGCTCACCGTGAAGAGGCAAGAGGAATTGGAGGGGTATTCTTCGATTACTTAAAACCGAACGATGAAATGGCTGTAGAGCAATGGTATGCTTTTGTAACAGAGGTAGGGGATTCATTCTTAGAAGCTTATATTCCAATTGTAGAAAAACACAAAGACGAAGCTTATACGCCAGCACAAAAGGAATGGCAAGAAATCCGAAGAGGTCGTTATGTAGAATTTAATTTGATTCACGACCGCGGTACATTATTCGGTTTAAGAACAAACGGACGTATTGAATCCATTTTAATGAGTTTACCCAAACATGTGCAATGGCATTACAACCATCACCCAGAAGAGGGATCGGAAGAATATAAATTAGTAGACGTTTTAAGAAATCCAAAAGATTGGATTTAA
- a CDS encoding isopenicillin N synthase family dioxygenase, whose product MSQTGIPSVNLADFLSEDPARKQKFVNEIGKAYEEIGFVALKGHFLSDELVEKLYKNVRDFYALPTETKNSYIIEGIGGQRGYTAFGNEHAKGRTVGDLKEFWHFGQYVSAEEKEKYGYPENVEVKEVPEFNKYGEEAYKQLEKTGVYVLRALALFLGLDEMYFDDKVKNGNSILRAIHYPPITEEPKDAVRAGAHGDINLITLLMGAQGRGLQVQKHDGTWVDAIAEDDELVINVGDMLSRHTNNRLKSTIHQVVNPEKELWGTSRYSIPFFMHPVSDMDLSVLENCVTEENPKQFEDITAGKFLTQRLREIGLIK is encoded by the coding sequence ATGTCACAAACTGGAATACCATCAGTTAATCTAGCCGACTTCTTATCAGAAGATCCAGCAAGAAAACAAAAATTTGTCAACGAAATTGGAAAAGCATATGAAGAGATTGGATTCGTTGCTTTAAAAGGACATTTTTTATCTGACGAGTTAGTAGAAAAACTATACAAAAATGTACGTGATTTCTATGCATTACCAACAGAAACTAAAAATAGCTACATCATTGAAGGTATTGGAGGTCAACGTGGGTATACTGCTTTTGGAAATGAGCATGCAAAAGGTCGCACAGTTGGTGACTTAAAAGAATTTTGGCATTTTGGACAATACGTTTCAGCAGAGGAAAAGGAAAAATACGGTTACCCTGAAAATGTAGAAGTAAAAGAAGTTCCAGAATTTAATAAATACGGAGAAGAAGCGTACAAACAATTAGAAAAAACTGGAGTATACGTATTACGTGCTTTGGCATTATTCTTAGGGTTAGACGAAATGTACTTCGACGATAAAGTGAAAAATGGTAACTCAATTTTAAGAGCAATCCATTATCCACCGATTACAGAAGAGCCTAAAGATGCTGTTCGTGCAGGTGCACACGGTGATATTAACTTAATCACTTTATTAATGGGAGCGCAAGGACGTGGTTTACAAGTACAAAAACACGATGGGACTTGGGTAGACGCTATTGCAGAAGACGATGAGTTAGTGATTAATGTTGGAGATATGTTATCTCGCCACACAAATAATCGTTTAAAATCTACAATCCACCAAGTAGTTAATCCAGAAAAAGAATTATGGGGTACTTCTCGTTATTCTATTCCTTTCTTTATGCACCCTGTTTCTGATATGGACTTATCTGTTTTAGAAAACTGTGTAACTGAAGAAAATCCAAAACAATTTGAGGATATCACGGCAGGTAAATTCTTAACTCAACGTTTAAGAGAAATTGGATTAATTAAATAA
- a CDS encoding M20/M25/M40 family metallo-hydrolase — protein sequence MKKNYAILICGLLIMYSLPTWAQKSYFEKQVKYLTSEKLYGRGYTHQGMENASQHIAKELKRIGVKPVQENFFQHHNFPINVIHSASLEINGQRLKYGKDFIVKPSSKSIRYTTGMQNYIFDTNAYIASFQSKEETIKFIREDEEKQKGKHIIMPPLQSSVDSIKNYYKQWANTYEINDNTNRAIFRFVSDSLTSSLSQRQADVTEFIIKDYYYRNDLSITNFHVDATFNPQFEFNNIIGLIEGKRKDSILVVSAHYDHLGSVNDIYFPGASDNASGTAMALDLARYYSKNKPNYSIVFMFFGAEEAGIVGALKYVEQPLFPLEKIKFLVNLDIMGAGEDGIQVVNGSKYSKQFDLLVKINQDKKYLKQVKVRGESCNSDHCPFDHKGVPSFFIYTLGGKGNYHNIYDTYENLDLSYAPKVKGLLIDFINQL from the coding sequence ATGAAAAAGAATTATGCCATCCTAATCTGTGGATTATTGATCATGTATTCGTTGCCTACTTGGGCACAGAAGAGTTATTTTGAAAAGCAAGTCAAGTATTTAACATCAGAAAAACTTTATGGAAGAGGATATACTCATCAAGGAATGGAAAATGCATCGCAACATATAGCGAAAGAATTAAAAAGAATCGGGGTAAAACCGGTCCAAGAAAATTTTTTTCAACATCATAATTTCCCCATTAATGTAATTCACTCTGCTTCTTTAGAGATTAATGGTCAACGATTAAAATATGGAAAAGATTTTATAGTAAAACCAAGTTCAAAATCAATACGCTACACTACAGGTATGCAGAATTATATTTTTGATACCAATGCATATATCGCTTCATTTCAATCAAAGGAAGAAACCATTAAGTTTATTCGAGAAGATGAGGAAAAACAAAAAGGGAAGCATATTATCATGCCTCCATTGCAATCATCAGTAGATTCTATAAAAAACTACTACAAGCAATGGGCAAATACATATGAAATAAATGATAATACAAATCGAGCGATTTTTCGGTTTGTTTCAGATTCATTAACATCAAGTCTTAGTCAACGTCAAGCCGATGTTACTGAATTTATCATTAAGGACTACTATTATCGCAATGATTTATCGATTACAAATTTTCATGTGGATGCTACGTTTAATCCTCAATTTGAATTTAATAATATTATAGGGTTGATAGAAGGGAAGCGTAAGGATTCAATTCTTGTTGTTTCAGCGCATTATGATCATTTGGGGAGTGTGAATGATATCTATTTCCCAGGTGCCAGCGATAATGCGAGTGGTACAGCCATGGCATTGGATTTGGCACGATATTATTCGAAAAATAAACCCAACTATTCTATCGTCTTTATGTTTTTTGGAGCGGAAGAAGCTGGAATTGTTGGGGCACTAAAATATGTGGAGCAACCCTTGTTTCCTTTAGAGAAAATTAAATTTTTAGTGAATTTGGATATTATGGGAGCAGGTGAAGATGGAATACAAGTGGTGAATGGAAGCAAATATTCCAAACAATTCGATCTATTGGTAAAAATTAATCAGGATAAGAAATATCTCAAGCAGGTAAAAGTTAGGGGAGAATCATGCAATTCGGATCATTGCCCATTTGATCATAAAGGAGTTCCTTCTTTTTTCATTTATACCTTAGGTGGTAAAGGAAATTACCATAACATTTATGATACCTATGAAAATTTAGATTTATCTTACGCCCCAAAGGTGAAAGGGCTATTAATTGATTTTATCAATCAATTGTAA
- a CDS encoding acetyl-CoA C-acyltransferase translates to MKEVVIVSAVRTAMGSFLGSLSSIPATSLGATAIKGALEKINLDPSLVDEVYMGNVLQAGEGQAPAKQAMIKAGIPNTVPATTINKVCASGMKAVMMATQAIRLGDADIVVAGGMENMSMVPFYSPSARSGNKYGNTTLLDGIVADGLQDAYSKEMMGTCGDATAAKYNITREQQDEFAINSYKKSAAAWQAGKFENEIVPVEIPQRKGDPILFKEDEEYKNVNFDKVPGLRAVFSKDGTVTAANASTINDGASALILMSMDKATELGLKPLAKVTAYADAAHEPEWFTTAPAKAVEKVLEKAQLDKSAIDFWEFNEAFSVVGIVNTQLLGLDADKVNVNGGAVSLGHPLGNSGSRILVTLLNVLEQNNAKYGGAAICNGGGGASAMIIEKL, encoded by the coding sequence ATGAAAGAAGTTGTTATTGTCTCAGCTGTACGTACAGCAATGGGATCATTCTTAGGAAGTTTATCTTCTATTCCTGCGACGTCATTAGGTGCTACAGCAATTAAAGGTGCCTTAGAAAAAATCAATTTAGACCCTTCGTTAGTTGACGAAGTCTATATGGGAAATGTTTTACAAGCTGGTGAAGGACAAGCGCCGGCAAAACAAGCCATGATTAAAGCAGGTATACCAAATACTGTTCCAGCTACAACAATTAATAAAGTATGTGCCTCTGGAATGAAAGCCGTAATGATGGCCACACAAGCCATTCGTTTGGGTGATGCTGATATTGTAGTTGCTGGAGGAATGGAAAACATGTCGATGGTTCCTTTTTACTCTCCTAGTGCTCGTTCAGGAAACAAATATGGTAATACAACCTTATTAGATGGTATTGTAGCCGATGGTTTACAAGATGCTTATTCAAAAGAAATGATGGGTACTTGTGGAGATGCAACAGCCGCTAAATACAATATTACGCGCGAGCAACAAGATGAATTTGCAATTAATTCTTATAAAAAATCTGCTGCTGCTTGGCAAGCGGGTAAATTTGAGAATGAAATTGTTCCAGTAGAAATTCCACAACGCAAAGGTGATCCAATCTTATTCAAGGAAGATGAAGAGTATAAAAATGTCAACTTTGATAAAGTTCCAGGTTTACGTGCGGTTTTTTCAAAAGATGGAACTGTTACCGCAGCAAATGCCTCAACAATCAATGATGGAGCTTCTGCCTTAATTTTAATGTCAATGGATAAAGCCACTGAATTAGGTCTAAAACCATTAGCAAAAGTAACTGCGTATGCAGATGCAGCTCATGAACCAGAGTGGTTTACAACTGCTCCTGCTAAAGCCGTTGAAAAAGTTTTAGAAAAAGCGCAGTTGGATAAATCGGCTATTGATTTTTGGGAATTTAACGAAGCTTTCTCAGTCGTTGGAATTGTAAATACACAATTACTAGGATTAGATGCCGATAAAGTAAACGTGAATGGTGGAGCGGTTTCATTAGGACATCCATTAGGGAATTCTGGATCTCGCATCTTAGTCACATTATTAAATGTTTTAGAACAAAATAATGCGAAATACGGTGGTGCAGCCATTTGTAATGGTGGTGGTGGCGCTTCTGCGATGATCATCGAAAAATTATAA
- a CDS encoding acetyl-CoA carboxylase carboxyltransferase subunit alpha: MEYLDFEQPIQELQEQLKNCELLGDGGAVNIKQACVEIEIAIENKKKEIYGNLTPWQRVQLSRHPSRPYTLDYAYAITDNTFVEIHGDRTFGDDKAMVGGMGKINGQTFMIIGQQKGKNTKERQYRRFGMSNPEGYRKALRLMKLAEKFNIPVLTLIDTPGAYPGLEAEERGQGEAIAKNIYEMLKLNVPIISVVIGEGASGGALGIGVGNKVYMLENTWYSVISPENCSTILWRTWEYKQQAAAQMKLTGPDMLELGLIEDIIQEPLGGAHYKPEVAYNNLKDKVLSTYNELKKLTPTELQRQRQERFIKFGEFVG, encoded by the coding sequence ATGGAATATTTAGATTTTGAACAACCAATCCAAGAGTTACAAGAACAATTAAAAAACTGTGAACTTTTAGGAGATGGTGGAGCTGTAAATATCAAACAAGCGTGTGTTGAGATTGAAATTGCAATAGAGAACAAAAAGAAGGAGATCTATGGTAATTTAACACCCTGGCAACGTGTGCAATTGTCACGTCATCCTTCTCGCCCATATACTTTAGACTACGCTTACGCTATTACCGACAATACCTTTGTAGAAATTCACGGAGACCGTACTTTCGGAGACGATAAAGCCATGGTTGGTGGAATGGGTAAAATTAATGGTCAGACTTTTATGATCATTGGTCAACAAAAAGGAAAAAACACGAAAGAACGTCAATACCGTCGTTTTGGAATGTCAAATCCTGAAGGTTACCGAAAAGCTTTACGCTTAATGAAATTGGCTGAAAAGTTTAACATCCCTGTATTAACGTTAATTGATACTCCTGGTGCATATCCTGGATTAGAAGCTGAGGAACGTGGACAAGGAGAAGCCATTGCAAAAAACATTTACGAAATGTTAAAACTGAATGTTCCTATCATTTCTGTGGTCATCGGAGAAGGTGCTTCAGGAGGTGCATTAGGAATTGGTGTTGGAAACAAAGTGTATATGTTAGAAAACACGTGGTATTCGGTTATTTCACCAGAAAACTGTTCTACAATTTTATGGCGAACTTGGGAATACAAGCAACAAGCCGCTGCTCAAATGAAATTAACAGGTCCTGATATGCTAGAACTAGGTTTAATTGAAGACATCATCCAAGAACCCCTTGGAGGTGCTCACTATAAACCAGAAGTAGCATACAATAATTTAAAAGACAAAGTATTATCAACATACAATGAATTAAAAAAATTAACGCCTACAGAATTACAAAGACAACGTCAAGAGCGTTTCATTAAATTTGGAGAATTTGTTGGCTAA